The Pseudobacteriovorax antillogorgiicola genome has a window encoding:
- a CDS encoding bacterioferritin-associated ferredoxin, which translates to MYICLCHGVTDSKIRSLLEAGASIKDIQKNCHAGTDCGACINSIQKLKKSKNPLDNGCPEC; encoded by the coding sequence ATGTATATCTGCTTGTGCCATGGTGTGACCGATTCCAAGATTCGCTCCCTATTAGAGGCCGGAGCATCGATCAAAGATATCCAAAAAAATTGCCACGCCGGCACCGATTGTGGTGCATGTATCAATTCGATTCAAAAACTCAAGAAATCGAAGAACCCACTCGATAACGGCTGTCCTGAATGCTAA
- a CDS encoding 5'-nucleotidase C-terminal domain-containing protein yields MVSKFSQVIIALGAICSLSACVEDPGVNTNNELLVSSEGRYEQSSSVGNLFATALQKEYDLDFAFVPSSNLLDQAYTLIEPGMEPELTTRRVLSLMDASKPRWKEYKLGTMKGSAIKDFIVSRTLEMQRHELHVAGMHYSFRMVGGFPDRFIYLSTENGDEIQDSRYYRVAIDATNYRTFPGYWFAHGMSRSFREETKTANLEQALTNYLAKIQVMKPFDTIRSRVIIDEKSEISGITPISKVQGISHMSELLGHIVTVEGVVTVLGTVKDGFHKGRKEAYIQSVTPDDDPRSSEGIYLDLGYGSLADVEVGSLIRVKGTVYEELAMNEGLSRTGIRKVQSVDVIPTPTPYTIEPVVLGGDSLVNIPNKRISTYFGNINRKPALNLEDGIDFWESLEGMKIVVKSPRVVGFAGGKKDVSEEGRPKGYISVFVVAEGTANEEQKTPVGGLMIDNLEFDYNPEIIRIVDHHLAPKVTSSKVFEVGDMMKHDLEGVFGYEKNLFGGGEYTFFVTGQFEGTQDSTPPTPEQKPQSKLAPEEDKLTVATFNVENLTAGKDAFRFDRLGRTIAYNLHCPDIINLVEIQDDDGAFGYTNSNLYKPGTDDTVAEKTLMDLITNIRDCPNPAEYKFVNVDPVKNQEGGEPGGNIRVAMIYNSLRVGFNPKGEPGPISNSYLAADGSLLQNPGRLNHEELEGTRRPLVAEFTFKGERIFVIGNHFNSKGGDTSLWSADQPPVLGSSDRRSKIADVVNDFVELILRSDKNANVIVTGDFNDFNESRAMQVLEGGGALKNLANVKKANGEPIIQPNDVYTYNYGGNSQPLDFILVSPALLRRQPEVDALHINTDFMGQVADHDPVISRFTFD; encoded by the coding sequence ATGGTTTCTAAGTTCTCACAAGTCATCATCGCTCTTGGTGCTATTTGCAGTTTGAGTGCGTGCGTTGAAGATCCTGGCGTGAACACCAACAACGAGTTGTTGGTGAGTTCAGAAGGTCGTTACGAGCAGTCCAGTAGTGTAGGTAATCTGTTCGCCACTGCCCTTCAAAAAGAATACGACCTGGATTTTGCCTTTGTTCCCAGTAGCAACCTCTTGGATCAGGCCTATACGCTGATCGAACCAGGTATGGAACCAGAACTCACTACCCGACGAGTTCTGAGCTTGATGGATGCTTCAAAGCCTCGTTGGAAAGAATACAAGCTAGGGACGATGAAGGGTTCTGCCATTAAGGACTTCATTGTCAGTCGAACGTTGGAGATGCAACGCCATGAACTTCATGTTGCGGGAATGCACTACAGTTTTCGAATGGTCGGTGGCTTTCCTGATCGCTTCATCTACTTGTCCACCGAGAATGGTGACGAGATCCAAGACAGTCGCTACTACCGGGTTGCGATTGACGCAACCAACTATCGAACATTCCCTGGCTACTGGTTTGCTCATGGCATGAGTCGCTCGTTTAGAGAAGAGACTAAGACTGCTAATCTAGAGCAAGCTCTGACCAACTATCTCGCTAAGATCCAAGTGATGAAGCCTTTCGATACCATCCGTTCAAGGGTGATTATCGACGAGAAGTCTGAAATTTCGGGCATTACACCTATTTCGAAGGTGCAGGGTATCAGCCACATGTCTGAACTTCTTGGCCATATCGTTACTGTCGAAGGGGTTGTTACTGTCCTTGGAACTGTAAAAGACGGCTTTCATAAAGGCCGCAAGGAAGCTTATATCCAATCAGTGACTCCCGACGACGACCCGCGAAGTTCTGAGGGTATCTATCTGGATCTCGGCTATGGATCTCTAGCTGACGTAGAAGTTGGTAGCCTGATCAGGGTTAAAGGCACGGTTTACGAAGAGCTCGCTATGAACGAAGGTCTCTCTCGAACGGGCATTCGCAAGGTTCAGTCTGTCGATGTGATTCCGACACCAACTCCTTACACAATTGAGCCAGTGGTTCTTGGCGGTGATTCACTAGTGAATATCCCCAACAAGCGTATTTCGACTTACTTTGGAAACATTAACCGCAAACCAGCCCTAAATTTGGAAGACGGTATCGATTTCTGGGAAAGTTTGGAAGGCATGAAGATCGTAGTGAAGTCTCCGCGGGTGGTTGGCTTTGCTGGTGGCAAAAAAGACGTTAGTGAAGAGGGCCGACCCAAGGGCTATATCTCTGTATTCGTTGTTGCTGAAGGGACGGCTAACGAAGAGCAAAAAACACCAGTCGGTGGTTTGATGATTGATAACCTTGAGTTTGATTACAACCCCGAGATCATCCGTATCGTTGATCATCACCTTGCTCCGAAAGTTACCTCCTCAAAAGTTTTTGAAGTTGGCGACATGATGAAGCATGATCTTGAAGGGGTTTTTGGTTACGAGAAGAATCTATTCGGGGGTGGTGAGTATACTTTCTTCGTTACTGGACAATTCGAAGGAACTCAAGACTCAACGCCACCAACTCCAGAGCAAAAGCCTCAATCAAAATTAGCTCCTGAAGAGGACAAGCTCACAGTAGCAACATTCAATGTAGAAAACCTAACAGCTGGTAAGGATGCCTTCCGTTTTGATCGTCTCGGCCGTACGATTGCCTATAATTTGCACTGTCCTGATATTATCAACCTTGTTGAGATTCAGGATGATGATGGTGCATTTGGTTATACCAATAGCAATCTCTACAAGCCTGGTACTGACGATACGGTTGCGGAAAAGACGCTTATGGATCTTATTACCAATATCCGTGATTGTCCCAATCCTGCTGAATACAAGTTTGTTAACGTTGATCCAGTAAAGAACCAGGAGGGTGGTGAGCCAGGCGGAAACATTCGCGTGGCGATGATTTACAACAGCCTTCGGGTTGGCTTTAATCCAAAAGGAGAGCCAGGACCGATCTCTAATAGCTATCTCGCAGCTGATGGTTCGTTGTTACAGAACCCAGGTCGCTTGAATCACGAGGAACTTGAAGGTACTAGACGACCGCTGGTAGCTGAATTCACATTTAAAGGCGAGCGGATTTTCGTGATTGGTAACCACTTTAACTCTAAGGGTGGCGACACCTCACTCTGGTCTGCAGACCAGCCGCCAGTTTTGGGTTCTTCTGATCGTCGATCGAAGATCGCAGATGTGGTAAACGATTTCGTAGAGCTGATCCTGCGTAGCGATAAAAATGCTAATGTCATTGTCACAGGTGACTTTAACGATTTTAATGAGTCGCGTGCGATGCAGGTTCTTGAAGGTGGCGGGGCTCTGAAGAACCTAGCTAACGTCAAGAAAGCCAACGGTGAGCCGATTATTCAGCCCAACGATGTCTACACTTACAACTACGGTGGCAACTCTCAGCCTCTCGACTTTATCTTGGTGAGTCCAGCACTTCTAAGGCGACAACCTGAAGTTGACGCCTTGCATATCAATACAGATTTCATGGGGCAGGTTGCTGACCATGATCCGGTAATTTCACGTTTTACGTTTGATTAG
- a CDS encoding choice-of-anchor J domain-containing protein: MNTLIKRLTVSLFITAGLLSSVSCSSSDDDNQSNVSQDPEKLALVQEGIRRVGIYEQDINQGYLLSSVREQEKQMVEDHLHWIKVALYRLKDDLESDAAAAMLSVRVNALSNQNAGFQDKDNDSFRDLIDFFRGEVLQSLNLAFFRDLFAEEFNGQSLGGFSNVTVKSSVEWKGDAGGYAKVTAFGQKTDVEAWLISPVLDLTGIIDPAMTFRQAVGFLSTWDGLELKISTNFTGGDPTAADWDVIPVEEKPEAGGQNWQWKNSEEISLDSYIGKKIAIAFHYVAPQSHQPTWEIEWLRVKGVGKGDFTPIPLKLADGSKGGDNGNGETPAPNKTFVKRLTPGAGEIYYKALEGSVADLGFKEISLKGKYVWRAYKDKNDGNRPVGLSMSGFNDNSGDNHDWLISPVIDLSNAKDPYLQIVDRIKFLNNNPLSNLKVKVSNNYKGDPEDPAVTWELLNIRGNSPEVDKFVVSGKIPLKKFIGDTIVIGFEYEGTSKASISWAVAEILVSE, from the coding sequence ATGAACACCCTAATTAAGCGACTAACAGTAAGTTTGTTTATAACAGCAGGACTTTTGAGCAGTGTGTCCTGCTCATCGTCCGATGATGATAATCAGTCGAATGTGAGCCAAGATCCAGAGAAGCTCGCACTTGTTCAGGAAGGTATTCGCCGTGTGGGTATATATGAGCAAGATATCAACCAAGGCTACCTACTCTCTAGTGTGAGAGAACAGGAAAAGCAGATGGTAGAAGATCACCTTCATTGGATCAAAGTAGCACTTTATCGCTTGAAGGATGATCTTGAGAGTGATGCAGCCGCAGCGATGCTTTCAGTGCGGGTGAATGCCCTCTCGAATCAAAACGCAGGGTTTCAAGATAAGGACAACGATAGTTTTCGCGACCTTATTGACTTCTTCCGTGGCGAAGTCCTTCAATCCCTAAATCTGGCTTTCTTTCGGGACCTTTTTGCCGAAGAGTTTAACGGTCAGAGCTTAGGTGGCTTCAGCAACGTGACTGTAAAAAGCAGTGTTGAGTGGAAGGGTGACGCTGGTGGTTACGCAAAAGTTACGGCCTTTGGCCAGAAAACTGATGTGGAAGCATGGCTCATTTCACCAGTCCTAGATCTAACTGGTATCATTGATCCTGCGATGACATTCCGTCAAGCTGTGGGCTTCCTTTCTACGTGGGACGGCCTAGAGCTGAAGATTTCCACCAATTTTACAGGTGGTGACCCCACAGCTGCTGATTGGGATGTGATCCCGGTAGAAGAAAAACCAGAAGCAGGCGGCCAAAACTGGCAGTGGAAGAACTCAGAAGAGATTTCCCTTGATAGCTACATTGGCAAGAAAATCGCGATCGCGTTCCACTACGTTGCACCGCAATCTCACCAACCGACTTGGGAGATCGAGTGGCTGCGTGTGAAAGGTGTGGGCAAGGGGGATTTTACTCCGATTCCATTGAAGTTAGCTGATGGCTCAAAGGGTGGTGATAACGGGAATGGTGAAACTCCTGCACCGAACAAAACGTTTGTCAAGCGCCTCACACCAGGAGCAGGTGAGATTTACTACAAGGCCCTCGAAGGCTCGGTTGCTGACCTAGGCTTCAAAGAGATTAGTCTTAAAGGTAAATATGTTTGGCGTGCCTACAAGGACAAAAATGATGGCAATCGACCAGTCGGCTTGAGCATGTCTGGGTTTAACGATAACTCTGGTGACAATCATGATTGGCTTATTAGCCCAGTGATTGATTTAAGCAATGCGAAGGACCCTTATTTACAGATTGTGGATAGAATCAAGTTTTTGAATAACAATCCACTAAGCAATCTAAAAGTTAAGGTCTCCAACAATTACAAGGGTGACCCAGAAGATCCTGCCGTAACTTGGGAGCTGCTTAACATAAGAGGAAATTCCCCCGAAGTGGATAAGTTCGTTGTGTCTGGAAAGATTCCTTTGAAAAAATTTATTGGCGATACCATTGTGATTGGCTTCGAATACGAAGGAACATCGAAAGCATCCATCAGCTGGGCTGTGGCCGAGATTTTGGTATCAGAGTAG
- a CDS encoding S8 family serine peptidase, with protein sequence MKAIIIFLNFFLMISCSQKSPEHRRLDKPHDQTSLITLVNNCQGSCEQSFVSSHQDLPGGILSVETLIPETNDGSSLLHVRLKEPSRLEDSLVWLEKEQGIAFAAPNYIYETQREDQEFPSSGNRDHLNAIDGYKARIIEPGDSSVLIAVTDDGFDLDHEDLQDSFYINPGEDGFDANGYSKRNNGIDDDNNGLVDDYQGWDFTGAGDNDPRPTSSDYHGTHIAGIIAARVDQDNAAEGLAPGLRVLPIRFSGDGQWSSVRVVRSYQYAADMGAKIINTSYSIDQYADDIVYQTILDSMYDRGLLIFNSAGNRGIRNPSRQKFEKLILVGNTYAKSSRQDEINPNSNYGVGIDIYAPGDVYSTLPGNRYGTRTGTSMATPIAASVAGMIWSQNPTWTREQVVAQLFGTTDSLAEKNVNKALYTGHGRVNARRALEGDVSLPEVELVSNLIPESSGDILVRVKGLIDPRFINNHFIVVVNENGDRIDIDWQNEYAVGSNILRLKIRSPKLGRYRFILSKAIENPLGTRISESTQRFEFQLVSDREALPVINRFELESLAVPLGRSLGIEVDMVPRGAPLAKLGLKVRQIASDQVLNLEGYLALNQEIQRVNIQTFYPSLDAGSYEIQSAYLEDDYGQAFTIPNEVFALSNRFSILGEGEYDLVQSPVSQIILPEVAQGGTILPLTLNLDPNTKIQSAFAELRGVETLNAIRSEEYQFLNGNTLQINITLGEITVREDYYISKIILTLDNGETKALLGRPGKAFFNDSKLRNQLIYIVDDLESDIARPVIDDIQIIGQDLSSRDVEVLVHARDDQDDITDVQVVLSNSFLLVNSTSFEEVAPGKYSVTIEMPEWSQDGYYQVFKASVTDGSGNARILSRGPEESNFFQDTDIPVESISLLGASSQDYKSPEVVGLILSSKNPDMITADIFIRDQSPINWVDLALVDSFNRRVYVAPSSFSQTGRRISLVIPVDDSSLLIRPETLVISDQAGNTTALGRWELLDILR encoded by the coding sequence GTGAAGGCGATAATAATATTTTTAAATTTCTTTTTAATGATTTCATGCTCACAGAAGTCTCCAGAACATCGTCGCCTTGACAAGCCCCATGACCAAACTTCGTTGATCACCCTTGTGAACAATTGCCAGGGAAGCTGTGAGCAGAGTTTCGTAAGCAGCCACCAAGATCTTCCCGGAGGAATCTTATCCGTGGAGACTTTGATTCCAGAGACGAACGATGGTAGCAGCCTCTTACATGTTCGGTTGAAGGAGCCTTCCCGCCTGGAAGATTCCTTAGTGTGGCTCGAAAAGGAACAAGGCATTGCCTTTGCTGCACCTAACTATATCTACGAGACACAGCGTGAAGACCAGGAGTTTCCCAGCAGCGGCAATCGCGATCACTTAAATGCTATTGATGGCTACAAAGCTCGGATCATAGAACCAGGGGACTCATCCGTATTAATAGCAGTGACCGATGATGGCTTCGACCTCGATCATGAGGATTTGCAAGACTCATTCTACATCAACCCTGGAGAAGATGGGTTTGACGCCAACGGTTATAGTAAGCGTAACAATGGCATTGATGACGATAATAATGGCTTGGTTGACGACTATCAAGGCTGGGATTTTACCGGTGCTGGTGACAACGATCCACGGCCCACATCAAGCGATTATCATGGCACTCATATCGCAGGAATTATCGCTGCCCGTGTCGATCAAGACAATGCAGCGGAAGGACTCGCGCCAGGGCTACGAGTCTTGCCCATTCGCTTCTCAGGTGACGGTCAATGGAGTTCGGTACGCGTGGTTCGCTCTTATCAATACGCTGCCGATATGGGAGCCAAGATCATCAATACCAGTTACTCTATCGACCAATACGCCGATGATATTGTTTACCAAACCATTCTTGATTCCATGTACGATCGAGGCTTGTTGATTTTTAATTCCGCTGGCAATCGAGGAATCCGAAATCCATCGCGACAGAAATTTGAGAAGCTTATCCTAGTTGGCAACACCTACGCGAAGTCCTCTCGTCAAGACGAGATAAACCCCAACTCTAACTATGGAGTGGGAATTGATATCTACGCACCAGGGGATGTTTATTCCACCCTACCCGGCAATCGCTACGGCACCCGTACTGGCACCAGTATGGCAACTCCCATTGCAGCCTCAGTTGCAGGGATGATCTGGTCCCAAAACCCGACCTGGACCCGTGAGCAAGTCGTTGCTCAGCTTTTCGGCACTACCGACTCCCTTGCAGAAAAAAATGTCAATAAGGCTCTCTACACAGGCCACGGCAGAGTCAATGCTAGACGAGCCCTTGAAGGTGACGTTTCGTTACCCGAAGTTGAGCTGGTTTCAAACTTGATCCCTGAATCTAGCGGAGACATTCTAGTTCGTGTAAAAGGCTTGATCGACCCTCGATTTATCAATAACCATTTCATCGTTGTGGTTAATGAGAATGGTGATCGGATTGATATAGATTGGCAGAACGAGTATGCTGTTGGCTCTAATATTCTTCGGCTTAAAATTCGCAGCCCAAAACTTGGTCGCTATCGATTCATTCTATCAAAAGCGATAGAAAACCCCCTAGGAACACGAATATCGGAAAGCACACAACGATTTGAATTTCAGCTTGTCAGCGATCGTGAAGCTCTACCAGTTATCAATCGTTTCGAGCTAGAGTCATTAGCGGTTCCCCTTGGTCGATCGCTCGGTATAGAAGTTGATATGGTTCCCAGAGGCGCACCACTAGCTAAGTTAGGCCTAAAAGTTCGCCAGATAGCCAGCGATCAGGTTTTGAACTTGGAAGGCTACCTCGCTCTGAACCAAGAGATTCAGCGAGTCAACATTCAGACATTTTACCCTAGCCTTGACGCTGGATCATACGAAATCCAGTCAGCCTACCTGGAAGACGATTACGGCCAGGCCTTTACCATCCCCAACGAGGTTTTTGCCCTCTCGAATCGGTTTTCAATCTTGGGGGAGGGAGAGTATGACTTAGTTCAATCACCAGTTTCCCAGATCATCCTACCCGAGGTTGCCCAGGGGGGGACCATACTTCCTTTGACACTCAACCTCGATCCAAATACCAAAATACAGTCTGCGTTTGCTGAGTTACGTGGTGTAGAAACTCTCAATGCCATCAGAAGTGAGGAATACCAATTTTTAAACGGGAACACCCTACAGATCAATATTACACTTGGCGAGATCACTGTGCGAGAGGATTACTATATCTCAAAAATCATATTAACTCTCGACAATGGTGAGACCAAGGCTCTGTTAGGACGCCCTGGCAAGGCATTCTTCAACGATTCGAAACTCAGAAACCAGCTCATCTACATCGTTGATGACTTAGAATCCGACATTGCCAGGCCTGTGATCGATGATATTCAAATCATTGGTCAAGATCTGAGCAGTCGTGATGTCGAAGTCTTGGTTCACGCGCGAGACGACCAAGATGATATCACCGATGTTCAAGTGGTGCTAAGCAACAGCTTCTTGCTTGTCAATTCTACGTCTTTTGAAGAAGTGGCACCTGGAAAATATAGTGTAACAATAGAAATGCCTGAATGGTCTCAAGACGGATACTACCAAGTTTTTAAAGCCTCTGTAACAGATGGTTCAGGCAACGCTCGGATTCTTTCCCGTGGCCCCGAAGAGTCAAACTTTTTCCAAGACACTGATATCCCAGTCGAGAGCATCTCATTACTTGGCGCTAGCAGTCAGGATTACAAGAGTCCCGAAGTTGTGGGGTTGATCTTAAGCTCGAAAAACCCTGATATGATAACCGCAGATATATTCATTCGAGATCAATCTCCCATCAATTGGGTGGATCTCGCTTTAGTAGATAGTTTCAATCGTCGAGTTTATGTGGCCCCAAGCTCATTTTCGCAGACGGGGCGCCGGATTTCACTAGTGATTCCTGTGGATGATAGTTCTTTGCTAATTCGGCCTGAAACACTTGTAATCAGCGATCAGGCTGGAAATACCACTGCTCTTGGTCGGTGGGAGTTGCTTGATATTCTTAGGTAA